The proteins below come from a single Limnobaculum xujianqingii genomic window:
- the arcC gene encoding carbamate kinase: MSKPLAIVAVGGNALITDDKHNSIPDQYLSVIESVSHIAEMIEAGWDLVVTHGNGPQVGFILRRSELAKQEVAPVPLDYAVGDTQGAIGYMFQKALNNELQRRGINKPVVTIVTQTLVSADDKAFNNPSKPIGAFFDETTARQRQQELNWTVMEDAGRGWRRTVASPMPQEIIEHHVIASLLAQGCVVIACGGGGIPVVRDAKGQLTGVEAVIDKDLASALLAQQLEADLLLIPTGVKQVAVNFGQPDQRWLSNLTMAEAQELIDQQQFGAGSMLPKVEAIMGFIAYNQQHGKTGRGLITSPEAIRDALEHKTGTWITP, encoded by the coding sequence ATGAGTAAGCCATTAGCCATTGTGGCAGTAGGCGGTAATGCGTTGATTACCGATGATAAACACAACAGCATTCCTGACCAGTATCTGTCAGTAATTGAAAGCGTTAGCCATATTGCCGAAATGATTGAAGCGGGCTGGGACTTAGTGGTGACCCACGGCAACGGACCGCAGGTTGGTTTTATTCTGCGCCGTTCAGAGTTGGCAAAACAGGAAGTGGCTCCGGTACCGTTGGACTATGCAGTTGGTGACACGCAGGGTGCTATTGGTTATATGTTCCAAAAAGCGCTGAATAACGAACTTCAGCGCCGTGGAATTAATAAGCCCGTGGTGACCATTGTGACCCAAACATTGGTCAGCGCCGACGATAAAGCATTTAACAACCCTAGCAAGCCGATTGGTGCCTTTTTTGATGAAACCACAGCCCGTCAGCGTCAGCAGGAACTGAACTGGACCGTGATGGAAGATGCCGGTCGCGGCTGGCGTCGTACCGTGGCTTCTCCTATGCCACAGGAAATCATTGAACATCATGTGATCGCCAGTCTGTTAGCTCAGGGCTGTGTGGTTATCGCCTGCGGTGGCGGCGGTATTCCGGTAGTGCGTGATGCCAAAGGTCAGTTAACCGGCGTTGAAGCTGTTATCGATAAAGATCTGGCATCGGCCCTGTTGGCTCAACAGCTGGAAGCAGACTTACTGCTGATCCCTACCGGTGTGAAGCAGGTTGCGGTCAATTTCGGTCAGCCGGATCAGCGCTGGTTAAGCAACCTGACCATGGCAGAAGCGCAGGAACTTATCGACCAGCAGCAGTTTGGTGCAGGCAGCATGTTGCCAAAAGTAGAGGCCATCATGGGTTTTATTGCTTACAACCAACAGCATGGCAAAACCGGTCGTGGGCTGATTACCAGTCCGGAAGCCATTCGCGATGCGCTGGAGCATAAAACCGGCACCTGGATTACCCCTTAA
- a CDS encoding allophanate hydrolase-related protein — MAATTLLAVNGTLMRGLELNPNMLKAGGVFVREDKTDAHYRIWSINDRHPGMIRVMEGGTSVSLEIWELPLSSFADLLMSEPAGLAIGKVKLQDGSEVLGVLAEPWLTEGQKEITDLGCWRKYTGHHHLS; from the coding sequence ATGGCGGCAACAACCTTGCTGGCGGTCAACGGCACTCTGATGCGTGGACTGGAACTTAATCCGAATATGCTGAAAGCCGGTGGCGTATTTGTGCGTGAAGATAAAACCGATGCTCACTACCGCATCTGGAGTATTAACGATCGTCACCCTGGCATGATCAGAGTGATGGAAGGCGGTACCTCTGTGTCTCTGGAAATCTGGGAACTTCCTTTGAGTTCATTCGCTGACTTACTGATGAGTGAGCCTGCGGGTTTAGCCATTGGCAAAGTGAAACTGCAAGACGGCAGTGAAGTGCTGGGCGTGCTGGCAGAGCCATGGTTAACCGAAGGACAAAAAGAGATCACTGATTTAGGATGCTGGAGAAAATATACCGGGCATCATCACCTAAGCTAA
- a CDS encoding cytosine permease, whose protein sequence is MRKTSENLNTASGLRIAMILLGIAVTPVLLSSSSLGNQLSGSELIQVVSIGGLILAILAAITISVGEKARLPTYGIVKYAFGEKGAIAINILMAISLFGWITVTANMFGHSVHDLLAQYGFNLPVPLLVAFGCVIFVASTAFGFEVLGKVAQFAVPIIALVLCYILYVAVNGKVPVVEHLSSMNMGVAISSVVGTIIVLVATLPDFGSFVHNRKHAIIAALLTFLIAYPLLYWAGATPSALSGQSSLLGAMALFGAVLPAAILLIFATVTGNAGNMFQGTLVVSTLLARFPKWQITVALGVLAAIVGSMDIMAWFIPFLLFLGVATPPVAGIYIADFFIYRRNGYDETLLAKESQIKVTTFVAWIIGSLVGFMTIKGMFTLTTIPSVDSILVACVCYAVLSKLTSANK, encoded by the coding sequence ATGCGCAAAACGAGTGAAAATTTGAACACTGCTTCAGGGCTTCGTATCGCCATGATTTTGCTGGGTATCGCCGTTACACCGGTACTGCTTTCCTCATCCAGCTTAGGTAATCAGTTGTCCGGCTCTGAGTTGATTCAGGTGGTCAGTATTGGCGGATTAATTCTGGCTATTTTGGCGGCTATTACTATCAGCGTTGGCGAAAAGGCACGCTTACCGACCTATGGCATCGTGAAATACGCCTTTGGTGAGAAAGGCGCTATCGCCATTAATATTCTGATGGCGATCAGTCTGTTTGGCTGGATTACCGTTACTGCCAATATGTTTGGTCATTCAGTTCATGATCTGCTGGCGCAGTATGGTTTTAACCTGCCGGTGCCGCTGTTGGTTGCTTTTGGCTGTGTTATTTTTGTTGCTTCAACGGCATTTGGTTTTGAAGTGTTGGGCAAAGTGGCGCAGTTCGCAGTGCCGATTATCGCACTGGTGCTTTGTTATATTCTCTATGTGGCGGTTAACGGTAAAGTGCCGGTGGTTGAGCACCTTAGCTCGATGAATATGGGGGTGGCTATTTCGTCGGTAGTCGGCACCATTATTGTGTTAGTGGCTACTCTGCCGGATTTCGGTAGTTTCGTACATAACCGTAAACATGCCATCATCGCCGCGCTGCTGACCTTCCTGATTGCCTATCCGCTGTTGTACTGGGCTGGCGCAACGCCAAGCGCACTGAGTGGACAAAGCTCTCTGTTAGGGGCAATGGCACTGTTTGGCGCGGTATTACCGGCGGCTATTTTGCTGATTTTTGCTACCGTTACCGGCAACGCAGGCAATATGTTCCAGGGCACGTTGGTGGTTTCCACCCTGCTGGCCCGTTTCCCTAAATGGCAAATCACCGTGGCTTTAGGCGTGCTGGCAGCCATTGTTGGCAGCATGGATATTATGGCGTGGTTTATTCCGTTCCTGTTATTCCTTGGTGTTGCGACACCACCGGTAGCGGGTATCTATATTGCTGACTTCTTTATCTATCGCCGCAATGGTTATGATGAAACGCTGTTGGCTAAAGAATCTCAGATTAAAGTCACCACCTTTGTGGCATGGATTATCGGTTCGCTGGTTGGCTTTATGACCATCAAAGGCATGTTTACCCTGACCACTATTCCATCGGTAGACTCCATTCTGGTGGCCTGTGTATGTTATGCGGTGTTAAGCAAACTCACGTCAGCCAATAAATAA
- a CDS encoding LysR substrate-binding domain-containing protein: MFISDETIRIVRLVAEYKSITTAAEHINKVPSAISYTVKKLEESFGIELFIRKGRYIELTPAGEYFIHHSKTILDDLDALKRNTALVHEGVERELTVAVNNIVAPGALVEFISEFEQAFPSTQLKVNTEVYNGSWDALYSKKADLAIGAPHSVPSTEGIISAPIGQMDWDFVVGPTHPLATQVHPLQNAELRKYPAICIRDTSINFTRQQAWLLEGQKPVFVPDFHIAIDLIRRNVGIGYIPHHLCLPLLNAGELVKKPMQEHKHATQMFVAYRSDGMGKVRQWAAEFLLRAEMKGRLCGYF; this comes from the coding sequence ATGTTTATTTCTGATGAGACTATTCGTATTGTCCGTCTGGTTGCTGAATATAAAAGCATTACTACCGCCGCAGAACACATTAATAAAGTGCCGTCGGCCATCAGCTATACGGTTAAAAAGCTGGAGGAATCATTTGGCATTGAGCTGTTTATCCGTAAGGGGCGTTATATTGAGCTGACGCCTGCCGGTGAGTATTTTATTCATCACAGTAAAACCATTCTTGACGATCTGGATGCGCTGAAACGCAATACTGCGCTGGTGCATGAAGGGGTTGAGCGTGAGTTGACGGTGGCGGTGAATAATATTGTCGCTCCCGGTGCACTGGTGGAGTTTATCAGTGAGTTTGAGCAGGCATTTCCTTCTACTCAGTTAAAAGTGAATACCGAGGTGTATAACGGCAGTTGGGATGCGCTGTACAGTAAGAAGGCTGATTTAGCCATTGGCGCGCCCCACTCCGTTCCCAGCACCGAGGGGATTATCAGTGCGCCAATCGGGCAAATGGACTGGGACTTTGTGGTTGGTCCGACTCATCCGTTAGCCACTCAGGTTCACCCTTTGCAGAATGCTGAACTGCGGAAATACCCGGCGATTTGTATTCGCGATACGTCGATTAATTTCACCCGGCAGCAGGCGTGGTTACTCGAAGGCCAGAAGCCGGTGTTTGTGCCTGACTTCCATATTGCTATTGATTTAATTCGCCGAAATGTGGGGATTGGTTATATTCCACATCATTTGTGTTTGCCGTTGCTGAACGCCGGGGAGTTGGTGAAGAAGCCGATGCAGGAGCATAAGCATGCTACTCAGATGTTTGTGGCTTATCGTTCGGATGGGATGGGGAAGGTTCGGCAGTGGGCGGCGGAGTTTTTGTTGCGGGCGGAGATGAAGGGGCGGTTGTGTGGCTACTTCTGA